The genomic stretch CATCATCAACATTTATATCTAAAACTTTTGCTCCTGCATCTATTTGTTGTCTTGCAACTTCAAGTGCTTTTAAATAGTTATGTTCTTCTATCATTGTTCTAAACAATTTTGAACCAGATATATTATTTCTTTCTCCAACACAAGTAAATTTATCATTGAAGTTATATATTTCATTTCCAGATAAACAAGTTTCTAATAAATTTTCTTCTGGTAGAACTCTTGGTTTTTGTCCTTTTACCATTTCTGCTATTGCTCTTATATGGTCATAACTTGTTCCACAACAACCACCTAAAATATTTATAGCTTGATTTTCTATAAGAGGTAATAAATCGTCTCTCATCTTTTGTGCAGTTTCAACATAATCTCCATTTTGATTAGGTAAACCTGCATTTGCATGCAATGATACAAACTTTGTTGTCAATTCTTTTATTTTTATAACAAGTGGAACTAAATCCTTAGCTCCAAACGAACAGTTAAACCCAAAAGAAGTTACTGAATCTCTATCTAAAGCCGCTATTAAAGATTCCATACTTTGTCCTGTTAATAATTTTCCTTGTCTGTTTACAGTAGCTGAAATTGAAATTGGTAATTTTACATTTTTTTCTTCAAAAACTTCTTCTGTTGCAATTAATGCTGCTTTTGCAGTTAAACCATCAAAAATAGTTTCTAGTAAAATTCCATCTACCCCACCATCTATAAGTCCTGCAACTTGAACTTTTATAACTTCCTTCATTTCATCAAAACTAACTGCTCTTTTAAAAGGTACATCTCCTACTGGAAAAGATAAACTCTTATTTGTTGGTCCTATTGCACCAAATACATAAACTTTCTTTCCACTTTGTTTAACTGCATCTCTTGCAATTTCTGCTGATTTTTTTGCTAAATCATAAACTTTATCTTCTAAATGATAATCTTTTAAAGATATAGCATTGCAGTTAAAACTATTAGTTTCAATTATATCTGCTCCTGCTTCAATATATTTTTTATGTACTTCAAAAATTATGTCAGGTCTAGTTTCATTTAATATTTCATAACAACCTTTTGCTCCATTAAAATCTTCTGGTGTTAATTCATATTTTTGTAAAACTGTCCCCATTGCCCCATCTAAAACTAATATTCTTTCTCTTAATTCTTTTTCAAACTCAAACATTATTTTCCTCATTTCTATTTCAATTCATACTTAATTTTTTGTTGAGAAAATAAAACAAATATATTATTAAGAAAATAAGTGAATTATGAATGTAGATTTTAGATAAAAAATTAAATAGAATGAGCCGAGCAAATCTCAACATGTTTGAGCTAACTTGTTAGCGAGTTGGTTGAATTTGCAGCGAATTCTTAATTTTTTATTGTTAAGAAATCTACTCAGTAATGAACTATTTTCTTAATTTAAAGCTATTTAAGATTTGTTTTATTTTCTTATTATCCCTGTTGCATCTATAATTTTCTTAGCAGTTTCTGGTCTATTCATTGTATATAAGTGTATACCATTGATATCAGAAGCAACTAAATCTACTACTTGTTCTATCGCATAAGCAAGTCCTGCTTCTCTTAATGCAGAAGGGTTATCTTCATATTTTTCTAAAATCTTTAAAAACTTTTTAGGTATAGTACAAGAACATAAAGAAGTAATTTTCTTTATTTGTTTAGCATTTGTTACTGGCATAATTCCTGCAACTAATGGCACATTGATTTGTAATTTTTCTAATTTATCTCTAAATGAATAAAAGAATTCATTATCTAAAAATATTTGTGAAATTAAAAAATCAACACCTGCATCAACTTTTTCTTTTAAATGAAATAAATCTAATAAATCATTAGTTTCTCTATGTCCCTCAACATAGTATGCAGCACCTATTGAAAATTTATCTCCTTTCTTTTCATGAATATAATTAATTAAATCTCTTGCATAATTAAAATCTCCTGGTTCTAACTCTCTATCAACAGGATAATCTCCTCTTAAAGCTAAGATATTTTCAATATTATTTCTTTCTAAATCTTCTAATACTCTATCTATTTCTTCTTTTTTAGAACCAATACAAGTGAAGTGTGCAACAGATTCTACTCCATTTTGACTCTTTATTCTATTGGCAATCTCAACTGTTCTTCCTTTTGTATTCCCACCTGCACCATAAGTAACACTTATATAGTCAGGTTTTTCTAAGGATAATACATCTAGGCAATTATACACTTCTTCCAAACCAACTTTTTCATTAGGAGGAAATACCTCAAATGATGTTGTTAAATTTTTACTTTTGTAAATATCTGCTATTTTCATAATTCCCCTTTCTTATAAAAAAATCCTAAGCTTTTTATTAGCTTAGGAAGTCTTTTTATTTTAGCTTTGTTTTTCCTTCCATCGCTCAGGCATTAGCACCACACTGTTGTAGGTTGCTGAGATTTCCTAGGGCCTGTCCCTCCATCTCTCTTTATGGTTTTTTTGTTAGCACTTATTTTATACTATTTTTGTCAACTTGTCAATAACTATACAAAACTTTTATTTTGCCATTTTTTACTCTTCCATCTGAAGTACATTGCAAGCCCTCTAATCCACTCATCCATTGCATTTGCTATCCATATTCCAGCAAGTCCCCATCCAAGAGAAATTCCTAATATATATGAAAATAGAACTGCAATTGTAAATACAAAACTTATTCCTATAAACATAGGAAATTTAATATCTGCTGCTGCATGAAGTGAATTTATTATAACTATGTTAAATACTCTACCCATTTCTAATATAATCATCAAAGGAAATATTTTAAGCGAAGCTTCTAAAATATCTGGATTAGTTGTAAAAATATTCATAATTGGTTTTCTTAAAAGACAAACTACTGAAGTTGTAACAAAGGCAAATATAAAAGCTATCTTCACACTCTTTAAACATTTATTATAAACTTCTTTTATTTCACCTGCTCCAACTAAATGTCCAACTTGAATAGCTGTACCTTGTCCTAGTGCTATTGATAAAGTCATAATAAAGCTACTTATCAACATAAGATATGTACGAGCTGTTATAATAGTTGTACCCATAGTATTTACCATAGCAACTACCATAAGTTGTCCTACATTCCAAGCAAGATGTTCTCCTGCAGTTGGGAAACCTATTGATAAAATATTTTTCACTATTTTAAATGGGAAAGGTTTTATATATTTTTTTCTAAATGTAAAATTACAATATTTAGACATCATATAGAATGCTACAACACAACCAATTCCTCTTGAAATAACTGTTGAAATTCCAACTCCTGTTGGTCCTAAAACTGGCATACCTAACCAACCAAAAATAAATAAAGCATTACCCAAAATATTTAAAATATTTACTCCTACATTAATAATTAATGTTTCTGTTGCTCTACCATGGCTTTTAAGTATAGCCCCACAAGATAAAATTATACCTTGAAATACACAAAGTCCTCCAACCATTTGAAAATAATATTTCCCTATTCCTACAAGTTCTTCTGGAAGATTCATCTTTTGAAGTAAACCTTTCCAAAAAAATAAATATACTCCTCCTAAAACGAGTCCTAAAAGAACATTGAGAACTAGTGAAACACTTATAACTTGTTTAACTCTTTTATAATCCTTTGCTCCTAAAAATTGTGCAGTTAAAATTGCTGTTGCCATATTTATGAAACTGAATATTACATTTTGAATATTAAGTAGTTGTGTTATTCCACCTATTGCTCCTACTGCTTCATCACTGTAATAACCAAGCATTATTGTATCAATATTTCCTACAACTGTTACTAATAACAATTCTAAAAATATTGGTATTGTCAAAGAAATCAAAGTTTTTTTACCAACATTACCAATACTATTCATTTAATTCCCTCCAAAAAATTTAAAATAATAGGGTTCATTTTATAATATTTTTTAGATATTGTCTAGTAAATTGTTCTAACAATACGAAACCCTATATCATTATCTTCAAATATTGCATTTTCACTAGTACAAAAAAAATTCTGATATAATTCTAAATTACTACTCCAACCCCCTCCTTTTAATGTTCTATGTACAATACCATCTTCTATACTTTCATCATCTGACATATCATAACACCATTCCCAAACATTTCCACTACAATCATAAAGTCCTAACTGATCTGCTTCTTTCAAACCTACATTTTGAGTTGTTCCTTCTTTATTCTTAGCTCCTGAATTTTCATAATACCAAGCTACTTCATCTATATTGTTACTTCCTGAATATTTATAATCAAATGTTCCTTCATCAATAGCTTTTTGCCCTCCCCTTGCAAACCATTCCCATTCAGCTTCTGTTGGTAATCTAAAACCTTCTGTATTTTTAAAATCTGATTTATCTTCTTCAACTATTTCTCCATCTAAATGAATAATTTTTAAAATTCCTTTTTCTTCTTGACTTAAATCATAGACTGGTTTTAAATTATATTTTTCACTTAATTTATTACAAAATTTTAATACTTCCCACCAGTTAACACTTTCTACTGGTTTATTAGCTCCTTTAAATCTTGATGGATTATATCCCATTATATTTTCCCACATAGATTGTGTAACTGGGTATTTACATACCTCTAAATTAAAAACTTTCTTTTTATATTTGCCACCTCTAACAAAAACCATATATTCCTTTTGAAAATCTTCTAATCCTTTCATTCTTACTAATCCTCCTATATAAAAAAACTGTTGCAATTTACTTGCAACAAGCTCTCTTATCTTTGCATTTCTATTGTGAATTTTAATCTATTAATTCCTGCTCTCAAAGCTTTAATCTTAAATCTACTTATCTTTATAGCAGTTAAATCTTCATCTGTTGCTTCTTGAATTTCAGATATATCTATATATGTACTTGTTATTTTTTCTATATCTTTTTTTGTTAATTTACTTATCTTTTCAAGGACTCTATAACCTTTTGCTGCTATCTTATTATCAAAAACACTTGAAGATTTACTATATCCTAATGCTACAACCACATTTTCTATTTCAAGTAATTCTGAATCTGATAGAGAACGTAAGTATTTTCTCACAGACTCTGGTTTTGTGCTTATATCAATATAGTCTTTTAAGAAACTTTCTTCCTCTTCATCTAAATCCCAAACAAGTTCTGATACTTGCATATTAACTAGTCTTCCTCTTGAACCTAATTCTAAAAGATATCTTGTTATTTCTTCACTAATTCTTCTTACCATTTCAAATCTTTGTAAGGTATTAGCAACATCAAGAACTGTTACTAAATCATCTAATTCAAGAATTGTTAAATTATCAAGTGAACGATTTAAAACATGTCTATAACTTTCAAGAGTTTTTAAAACTTGTCCAACTTCAATATTCAATTCATCAAAGTTTTTAAGTCTATATTTTAAATTTCCTTTATATAAAGTAACATTCTTTTTTCTTTCAGAAATTGCAACAACTTCTCTTTTTAAATGTTTTGCTGCTCTTTCAGCTGTTCTATGTCTTGTTCCACTCTCTGTTGTAGAATATGAATTATTAGGTTGTACATGAACATTTGCATACAAGATTTTTGAACAATCATCATTTAAAATTATTGCACCATCCATTTTTGATAACTCAAAAACTCTTTCAGGGCTATAATCACAATCAATAAAAAAACCACCA from Fusobacterium hwasookii encodes the following:
- the metF gene encoding methylenetetrahydrofolate reductase [NAD(P)H] encodes the protein MKIADIYKSKNLTTSFEVFPPNEKVGLEEVYNCLDVLSLEKPDYISVTYGAGGNTKGRTVEIANRIKSQNGVESVAHFTCIGSKKEEIDRVLEDLERNNIENILALRGDYPVDRELEPGDFNYARDLINYIHEKKGDKFSIGAAYYVEGHRETNDLLDLFHLKEKVDAGVDFLISQIFLDNEFFYSFRDKLEKLQINVPLVAGIMPVTNAKQIKKITSLCSCTIPKKFLKILEKYEDNPSALREAGLAYAIEQVVDLVASDINGIHLYTMNRPETAKKIIDATGIIRK
- a CDS encoding MATE family efflux transporter, which encodes MNSIGNVGKKTLISLTIPIFLELLLVTVVGNIDTIMLGYYSDEAVGAIGGITQLLNIQNVIFSFINMATAILTAQFLGAKDYKRVKQVISVSLVLNVLLGLVLGGVYLFFWKGLLQKMNLPEELVGIGKYYFQMVGGLCVFQGIILSCGAILKSHGRATETLIINVGVNILNILGNALFIFGWLGMPVLGPTGVGISTVISRGIGCVVAFYMMSKYCNFTFRKKYIKPFPFKIVKNILSIGFPTAGEHLAWNVGQLMVVAMVNTMGTTIITARTYLMLISSFIMTLSIALGQGTAIQVGHLVGAGEIKEVYNKCLKSVKIAFIFAFVTTSVVCLLRKPIMNIFTTNPDILEASLKIFPLMIILEMGRVFNIVIINSLHAAADIKFPMFIGISFVFTIAVLFSYILGISLGWGLAGIWIANAMDEWIRGLAMYFRWKSKKWQNKSFV
- a CDS encoding formylglycine-generating enzyme family protein, with the protein product MKGLEDFQKEYMVFVRGGKYKKKVFNLEVCKYPVTQSMWENIMGYNPSRFKGANKPVESVNWWEVLKFCNKLSEKYNLKPVYDLSQEEKGILKIIHLDGEIVEEDKSDFKNTEGFRLPTEAEWEWFARGGQKAIDEGTFDYKYSGSNNIDEVAWYYENSGAKNKEGTTQNVGLKEADQLGLYDCSGNVWEWCYDMSDDESIEDGIVHRTLKGGGWSSNLELYQNFFCTSENAIFEDNDIGFRIVRTIY
- the disA gene encoding DNA integrity scanning diadenylate cyclase DisA; its protein translation is MTKQDLMNIIVKVAPGTPLREGIDYILDAGIGALIIIGYDDEVEKVRDGGFFIDCDYSPERVFELSKMDGAIILNDDCSKILYANVHVQPNNSYSTTESGTRHRTAERAAKHLKREVVAISERKKNVTLYKGNLKYRLKNFDELNIEVGQVLKTLESYRHVLNRSLDNLTILELDDLVTVLDVANTLQRFEMVRRISEEITRYLLELGSRGRLVNMQVSELVWDLDEEEESFLKDYIDISTKPESVRKYLRSLSDSELLEIENVVVALGYSKSSSVFDNKIAAKGYRVLEKISKLTKKDIEKITSTYIDISEIQEATDEDLTAIKISRFKIKALRAGINRLKFTIEMQR